The nucleotide sequence CGGATGTTAATGCAGGCCGTCCGGCCCCCGGCAGATTTCGGTGTGGCGCCAGCCCGGTCCATGACGTTTGTCCTTCAGGATTTCGATTTCGCATTGAAAACGGTCCACCGCCAGGCGGCGGCAGGAGGTCTGGCCCCTCAGGGTGACCATCGGCCCCAGCGAAGGCGCCTCGCGGGACTTGGCGGTCAGGCACAGGAGGGCGGCGTGGTGGTCCCGCGCCTGCCGGGCCAGGCGCACCTGCAGGGGCACGGGGATCCTGGAATCGGCGTGCAGGTCCATCACCACCAGGCCGAAGCCGCCCGAACGCAGGACCCGGTCCGCCGACCGTGCCGCGGCCCGGGCGTCCGGTACGCGGATGACCACCAGGGCGTCCAGGTCCACGCCGCTCTCCGCCGCGTCCGGCGCGAAGAAGGTGTCCGGCGTCGCCGTGATCCAGGCCGCCGGCTCGCCCTCGAGCTGGGCGTCCAGCACCAGCCGGAAGGCGGCCGTCAGCAGGGCGGCCCCCGGGACGGACGAAAGCTCGCAGAGGCGCCCGGCCAGATGCGACCGCGACCAGCACGGCCGCTCCTCCCGCTTTCCGGCGGGCATCCGCGTGAAATAGGGCTCGAGATCCTGCAGATCCCGATCCTGCAGATCCCGATCCTGCAGGGACGACATGATGATTCCTTCGGTTGTGCGATGTGTG is from Gemmatimonadota bacterium and encodes:
- a CDS encoding recombinase A, translated to MSSLQDRDLQDRDLQDLEPYFTRMPAGKREERPCWSRSHLAGRLCELSSVPGAALLTAAFRLVLDAQLEGEPAAWITATPDTFFAPDAAESGVDLDALVVIRVPDARAAARSADRVLRSGGFGLVVMDLHADSRIPVPLQVRLARQARDHHAALLCLTAKSREAPSLGPMVTLRGQTSCRRLAVDRFQCEIEILKDKRHGPGWRHTEICRGPDGLH